GAGCGCAACAGTATCCATCATCTGTATTTGATGACAGCAAAATTACTCTGTCTTGATTTGTAATACCAATTCTAAAAAGTGAGTGAATTTCAGCAGATAACTTATTTTTTAAGTTTTCTCCTTCAGGGACAATTTCACGAAAAGTAGAGAACACTTGTTCAGCAGCATCTTCCACGCTTTTTTGTTGCTGCACCCAATCCATTAATTTTTTTGGGTGAACTCCCAATGCTTTTGCAGCACTTGTCCCCACAGAACAGATAACGGTTTTTATCATTTTAAAACCAAGGTAAAAAACGCAGTCCATGAGTTATATCAAAAATAACGTGATTATTTTGATTAACTTGTTCTGCAATTATCTTAAATGTTTGCCACATTTCTTGAGTGCTTCTGCCAGTTGGAATATCAACTGGTTTAATACGCGAATCTACCAAAGCCTCTAGAACAGGCCAAGTATTTTCTCTAGCTCTTTCTCTCAAACATACTAACATTTTGTCGTATTCACAAAATTGTCGTAAAGCCTCTGCAAAAACACCACCAACATATTCTTTGCCGTTATGAGTGTAGGTAGTTTGTAATCTGACTTTTCACGGGAAGTCCTCAAACCTCGAAACAACGTGGCTTTTTCCACAGACTAATTCTCAATAGCTTTAAATTAATGAAAATGTCTAACCTAAAGATCAGGGGTTGGAAAAGCTCAAAATGGCGTTTTCCAGATGCCGTGAAAAGTCAGGTTTGTAATGCGCCGCGATTGCCTAAAAATGTGATGATATTAATATGGCTCATGATTTTTGATTCTTTCAATTTCGACTACGGTAATAGTGGTAAACCTGTTTCATCCCAAAGCGCAGGTAATGAAACTTTAGGACTACTAGTGCGTTCATTCTCAATAAACCACTCAAAAGCCTTACCCTCTGGATTTGGAGGTACAGGATTTTGTCCTTGTTGTTGCCGTTTTCTGGGATAATGAACAGGTTTATTATCATTAAAACCTTGGCATCCACAACAAAAAGCTTGGATAAAGCGAACTTCTTCAAAAGATTTACCGTTACCATAAGCTTCAGTTACCGCATTTTTAAAAATTGCTATTGATGCTTCTGCTTGTCCAGGCGATGAATTAAAAGTTGAGTATAAAGAAGAATAAAACTCGCGCCAAGCTTCTCCTTTACGAAGGTCAGTTTTATCCCAATTAATAGTTAACCTTACGCTGCCAAAACCTAGCGGTTTACCACCTCCTAAACGGTGATAATGATTTTCAGGCAAAGATAAAAGGAAAAGTAATCCACCTAGTTCAACATCTGAAAGGTTAGTTATGTCAATTTTAAAACTAAAGGTAGTATTAGGTTTTACCCAAGCTGTAATAGAACGATTTTGATCATCTCGTTCTATATTATTATTTTTAGGTCTACGATATTCTTGGAAATATCCTTCTTGTTCTATTTGTGTTGGATTATTCCAGTATTGTGCAGGTAAATTATTATGGTGAGGATAGACTTTGCGTCCTCTTAACCCATTATTACTTTGATAAGTATTTTCTTTTGCTATTCCTTTATCAAGTGGTGTTCCTTGTTTATCTTGAGCAATATAAAATCTTGCTTGTTGTGGTTTAGGTTGTCCAAGAATAGCTAAAGGAAAACCATCATCTCCAAATGATTCTACAGAATCATTTGAATTACACTCTACTGAATTAATTCGTAAATTACCTTTATAAGAACCTTGACTATTTTGGTTTACCCAACCAAATACTCTGTCTGCTGAAGAAAGTTGATCTATTTGAATAGCTGGTCTAAGTTCTTGTGGTAATAAACTTAGAGGATCTATTGCAAATAATTCTCTAGCAATAATCACTGGATATAATCCCAGTATTTCATACCCATTATTATCCTTCCTTACCCTTGCATAACAGAGAGTGCCTGGTTCTAAGTTGCGTTCATGAGTTGCTAGACTATAACCTACTCCCTTGATATGACGTGACCATACAGAATTATTTAAAGCAGGTGGGCTATCTTTATGTTTTTTATAAATTTCATCTTCATGTATTTCTTGATAGTTATTAATTAAATTCTGCCATTGCTTTTCTAACTTTTGTGCAATATCTGTAAATAAAACTTGAATAATTGGATTTTCACTATTAAAAAATACTCGTTCATCATGTTTTTTATCAGTATTTTGATTTGTAATACAAACAAAACCACGAATCTTTTTTATTACCCCTAAAGATTGATGAGATTGCCTATTTACCGTATTAGTCATAGTGGTTGGATCTGGTTCATCTCCTAGTGTTTCTCCTAAAGGAACAATTTTACGTACACGCCAATACTGAAAATCATTTTTATGTTGCTTGTTTTTGTTATCCCATCTCGAATGCTGAAATTTTTCAACCCAGGCTTCTACTTCTTGCTGATGTTCAGGTAAGTTACCATTTGGGTATCTAACAGCATTTCTAGAAATTTCACCACTTCTATAACGAGGTAGCCAAGCTGCATACATTAAGTTAGGGCTAGGAGTTCCATCATCTCGAATATTTGATGTACCCGGTAACAAACGAATTAATCTATTACCATTTTCATTACCATTTTCGTCTTGTTCAATACGACACGGAATCATTTGTATACCAATATTGGTAGACATTCTAAAAGCTAAACGTTCTTCGTGTTTAACAAATATTGACAATCGAGAATTAGTCACTGCTTCATAAGCTGATCGCAACATTCCCTTAATTGAAGTTGGTGGTAAATAAGGTTTACCATCTGCATCTAATCGAAGTGGATAAATTTTATGATTTGTTCCTTCTGCTTTGGCTGCATCAGGAATCAATAAAGGTGTAATGGTGGTTAAGGTAACGGAAATTCTGCCACTCCAATGATTATCTAGATAAGAACCATGTCCGCAAGGAGTGCGATCGCCTAATTCCCCATCTATATTACGTGGAAGTGCTGGAACAAAGTTATATGGGTTGTGAAAATCTCCTGGTGTATTGTTTCTAGGTGAACTATGAAATGAACGAACTGGTTGCGGTGGTGTTGTTACTTCTTTTTTAGGTGTAGGAGTAATAGGTTGAGTGGATACAAAAGGCTTTCCTTTTTCGCGGATATGTTTTGGCTGTCCACCTACTTCTTCTAATTCAACGTCTAAACCATTAAGTCGTGCGATCACAGTTTTTTTGATTTCTAATAAATCTGCTGATAACGCTGAATCTGGAATTATACAACTACTAAATGAACCTTTACTGTTAGTAAATTGTAATTGAATTTTTCCATTTTTAGAAACACTTAATTTTCCTGTTAACATTATTTAACCACTAATCCTGCTAATCTTTCTTCTACTACTGAAACATTACCATTATCATCAGTTTCTTTGAGATATTCAACAGCATTCAAATAAACTCGTTTATCAGTCGTTATTCCTTTCAATGGAATATTTATAGAACCGATACGAGCAGTAGCAAGTTTTCCCCATCCTGAAGGTGATACAGTTTTAATTCCTTTACCCCATAGAATATATTGTTGAGAAATTGTATCTAATGCAGGAATTGCAGGAATATCATTATCTAAATAATCGGAAATACTTTGTTCTGAAATTAAAACGGCTTTACCTTCACCATTCAATTGATTCAACCAACGTAATTCAATATTTTGATTAAATGCTCTCAATTCAAAAACTTTATCAAGAGGTAAGGTTTGATTATTCGCGTCTTTTAAATCTCCATTTGATTCAACTTTAGCCAATTGGCAGGAAAAAGGAGAATAAATAATCGCTACTGCTTCAGAAAGTACAGAAGCACATTTTTCCAAAGCTGATTTGAGACTAATATGATTTTTTGAAATTCTTCCATATAAAGTTATCATGAATTAACCACCTTATTTTTATTTATCCAAGTTGTCCAAGTATTATTTAAATATTTTAAAAGTTCAGAATCTAAATCTGTTAAACTTCCATTTAGTAAAGTTACATGAGTGAATTTAGTTAACTTGTCTGGAAGATTATCGCCATTGATTGTAATTTTATTAACTCTAATTGAACCCATACCTCTATTTGTCCCATATCCTAAAGGAATACGACCATCTACGAAATCACGCAAACATAATAAAAGTAGGGAAATAGGAGAAAAGTTATCTTTAGTAAGGTGAGTAATATCTAAAATCAAAGATATGGGTTTCCAGCTTATCTTCATCAAATCTAAATTGCTATACAACATACCATCAGCAGCACCTCCAGTCCATCTATCTACTGCTACATGAAAAGCTTGTTGAATATTTTGGAGATTAGCATTATTTAATGCGTCTCTCAGATTTTTTTCATCAGTAGCAGCTTGTATATCTTCCCAAGCTGAAGGAGTAATAGGGACATTGGCGTAACAATCATCAATAAATAATGAACCAATGCCCTTATGAGTGCTATTATTAGCTTTTGCTCTTGTTCCAAATAATTCATCAACTAATGGAAGTTCAATTTGCTCCATAAAATTAGAAGATGCTTTTACTATTGAAGGACAAACAGTTCTAATAATGCGTTCAGCTTGAAATCGTAAAGCTCCTTTAATTGAACTACCTGGTAAAACAAAGGTAAGGCTATTTTCAATAGCACTAACTAAAGGAAGAATATCTACAGCAATACCATTTCCTTCAGCTTTTACCATTAAAGGACTTTGTGGTTGCCAATAAATTTCAAAAGTCAATTTACATTTTTGGTTTTGAGCAGAAATGCTATAAGTTTCTAAAAAGTCTTTAGTAACAATTTCATAATTATCCCGTAAAGCTTTTAATATACCATCACGTTCATTCAGATTAACTTGACGAACATTTAAATTAGATAACTTTACTTTTCCCAATCCTCTTGTTTTTGCTGCACCTAATCGAATTTCCCCATACTCTAAAGATTTAATCAAAGAGGAGAAAGTATTTTTATAATCTGTTGCTTCTTCTTCTGATTTTAAAGGTATATCTAGTGTCATATTTAATGGAATTTTACAACCTCTGGGTAATATCGCCCGATCATATTTAGCTTTTACTGAGGCTGTAGCCAATTCTCTATTAATACCTACACCATCTCTAATTTCAGTATTTACACCCTGAATAAGAGCATCTTCCACAATAATAAAACTAGCGTGACCATCAGCATCTTTTGGTTGCTGATAACCCCAAACACTATTTGCTTGTCGGTCTTTTTCTATCCAACTACTGAAAGCTCCTGCTAAACTTGTTCCTGGAATATAATATTGACCTTCACCATTGACAGCTAAAGCTAAATCTATTTGAGGATTTCCTCCATGACCACCTACATGAATAGGACTTTGGGCAATCAAGATACCACCGACTTTAATACGACAAGCTATTCTACGTGCCATCTGACTTTAATTCCTCGTTTTGAGTATTATTTTGTTGACTTTCAAGCTCACGTTTATGAGCGCGGATACAAGCATCTATAAGAATTTGTACTGCTTCTGTCCATAATTCTTTTTTTAGTCTTTCCTCTCCTGTTGCAGTCAAAGTAAATTCAGCAAATCCTTGTTTATGTCCTAATTTGCTTAAAGCAGATGATAAATATTCCCAAATTTCTGTAGGACTGGTAATTAGTTGACGAAGTTTATCTAAACTCCCATTTGGCCATTTCTCAGCACGATTTTTAGTTTGTTGTAAATGCTGAATCCATTTTTCTATCCCTTCATTGTCTGGTAATTCCAAGCGTGTCAGGACTGAACGTAAGCTTCCTAATTGGCTCATAGGAGGTTGACTTTGTTTGCTCTCGATTTTTATGTCTAAAATTTGAGTGCGAGAAGTACAGTCAGAAGCCAAAAGCAAAGATGCTCGATGAATAATTTCTTTCCATGCCGCTTTTTCCAATATATAAGCATAATTAATCGTATCTTGATTATCTTCAAGGTATAAATTGGAATTGACAGCAGAATTTTCTTGTTTGTTTGCTTTTACCTGTTCTTTTACTGTTGACATAGGGCTTATTAAAATTGGGTCATTGAAACAAATCTGACCATACCCTTCGGCTCGACGTTTACCAATACCACTTAATTCAATTTCCGTTACTAATTCTTGTTCAGGTGTTTCTTTAACTTCAAAAACAATACAAGTTCCTGCTGCTAATCCCACTAATGAAGGGCGAGGTAATCCCCAGCGTACTTGCCAAGAATCTATTCGATGTGTTTTTGCTATGAATGTCAGTTTGGTATCTGCACCAAATTTAATTTCAAGCTCCACCTTCAAATATTTTTCTAGCTCTGCTTTGAAATATTTAATATCAGTTGTCGGGCGTAATCTTTCATCTCTGAGTAATACATCAGAAAGCAACCAAACAATTAATTTATTATTGTTAATTTTCGGATTGCAATACTTAGAGTCTGAATTACTTAAAATTTCTAAACTTATGTCACCATAATCATCTTTTTTTGATTGCCCAATACGATAATCTCCTTTTAAGAATTCACGCCAACTTTTACTATTCTTGTCTAAAATATGTGCTATGGATTGCCTTAGTTTTAATTTCGCTTGTAATTTAGTTCCTGCTTGAATAGCTTCATAACTATAAATACCTCCTCCTGAATCTTTGGTAGGACGTTGAGCTTGATCTTCAATAGTGTTATGAGTCCCTACACTCATTTTTATTGTTTCATAATGAGGTAAAGTTGTTCCATCTGTAGAATCTATATATCCTGTTCGATAGCCTTTTAATTGACCATCTTGTTCAGGTTCTATAAAGCGATTATAAACCTTACCTCCTTTATCTAGACCACCTCCAAGTTTTTCATAAAATAGTGCTAAAGGTACAGGTCTACCTTGCTGTTTATTGACTTCTAATGTAGCGTTAGTAATGATGATATCGCTATTGGCGATCGCACTACCTAAATCTACACCTAGTCCACTTAATTTTTTGGTAATTAACTTTAGTAAATGAGTTCCAGGAATATAATCAAGTGTCTCAACTACGTTACTAACACTTCGTTTAAAAATAATCAGGGGAGATTTGGTAGTAATTCCTAAACTAATTTCTACCCATTCTTTGTCTTCAGCTTTAGTTACATATCCTAGATTTTTTGTATCTTCTTTATCGTATGAATCATTTTTTAATGGTGGATCTAGTGGAAAATTTTTTGAAATCCAATCAATGCGGTATTTTATATCCTCATTCTTAATTACTAATTGACACTTTCCTGTTCCTCTACGACGTTTACCACCAAGACGTTCTACAAATTTAGTTCCAGCAATTAACAAAGCATGAGCAGCCTCTTTTTGATCTTTATTTACTGGTAAAATTAGTTCACATTCTGCTTCTAGTACAGCCCCACTTCTAACTACTTCCTCAAATCTGAGAAATTCCTCTTTAGTACAACCAGATTGAACATCTATACTAATTCCCGGCTTTATAAAAGTTAGAGCATTATTGACATTAGGTTTGCTCTTGAGAATTTCCCGTAAAGGTTCAGAGAAATATGCTGGACGTATTGATAAAGCCGCAGGAATAGGAGATGTTTCTATTGCTTCTTTTGCTAAAGCAGGTTGTTCACCAAATAAATAATCTACCCAGTTTTGCCAAGTGCCATTTTCTTCACCATTATCTAGACCAAAAGCTAATAATTCGCAAGCATCCCGCCAAATACCTGTAATAGTTTTAGCTGGTATATAAGGTATTCCATCTTTATCTTTTTGTACTAAACTATCAATATCTCCGGGTATGCCTGCACCACAACCAATGTGCCAATCACTGGTAAATTTAATTTGGATAGTCCACTTATCTATTTTTGTAGATTTAGTATTCAAGTTGTTCGCTCTGTTATTGACTGATGTTTGAGGTTGTTTTTCCTGAGTTTGTTTTTGTTTATGCCTTCTGCTCACTATTTTTATCCTCTAAATTTATAAATTCTGCTGCATCTATCGCATCTAATAATCCAGTAATATCAATTTCTAAATCGGATTCTTTTTGAAATAGTGACTTTTCACTACCTGCTAAAATAGTTAATTCTTCTGGATAGCGATCACGAATCAATAGATACCTTGCATCAGCCACACTTTTACCTAAAAATAATCCAGCTTTCAGTTCATGGATCTGGCTATTAGGTAATAATCGCCTATTATCATCATTCTCATCTTGAGCAGTGAGGGCTTTTACTTTTGCTTCCAACTTAGAAAATTGATGAAATTTAGCCCACTCTAAACCTTTTGCTATTTGAAGTTCTTTGTCATCAGTTACTACATAAGGACGGTTATATAGCTTTTGAGTCACTGTACTCCCTGATTTAGTTTCTAGCTTGCTCCGAATACTTTTTAAATCAATATTGCTAGAATCATAAAGTATATGAAAATCAAAAGCCGAACAAGGATAGGGCTTATTTGTTTCTGGATAAGTTACTTTTTTCTTGACTTCCTTAGCAGATTGCATAAGTTTTTCTGCTAATTCATACGCAACTGAAAAAGGAAATTTTGGTTTAATAATAGCTATTCCAGCACAAGCAGAAAGGCGAGAAACTTTTAATGCTTTTGCTGCAATTTCTGCAACTATTTTATTATTCGATGTTTCTTGCTCAAAACTATTGAGAAAAATTTTAGTAAATTTAATAGCACTTTTACCATCACAAACTACAGTTAAATCATCTCCTCCTAAAACTAATGGTATAACTGTAACTAGTTTTTGATTAGAAAATTCAAAAACATCAATAGCGGTATTAAAAGCTGTTTCTGTACAAATATCTAGATTAATAGAAAAATACTTTAATTTGTCTATATAGTTTCTGTTGGATTCTGAACAACTTTTATTGTCATTCTTGATATGGTCTTC
This region of Nostoc sp. UHCC 0302 genomic DNA includes:
- a CDS encoding TIGR03986 family CRISPR-associated RAMP protein; the encoded protein is MLTGKLSVSKNGKIQLQFTNSKGSFSSCIIPDSALSADLLEIKKTVIARLNGLDVELEEVGGQPKHIREKGKPFVSTQPITPTPKKEVTTPPQPVRSFHSSPRNNTPGDFHNPYNFVPALPRNIDGELGDRTPCGHGSYLDNHWSGRISVTLTTITPLLIPDAAKAEGTNHKIYPLRLDADGKPYLPPTSIKGMLRSAYEAVTNSRLSIFVKHEERLAFRMSTNIGIQMIPCRIEQDENGNENGNRLIRLLPGTSNIRDDGTPSPNLMYAAWLPRYRSGEISRNAVRYPNGNLPEHQQEVEAWVEKFQHSRWDNKNKQHKNDFQYWRVRKIVPLGETLGDEPDPTTMTNTVNRQSHQSLGVIKKIRGFVCITNQNTDKKHDERVFFNSENPIIQVLFTDIAQKLEKQWQNLINNYQEIHEDEIYKKHKDSPPALNNSVWSRHIKGVGYSLATHERNLEPGTLCYARVRKDNNGYEILGLYPVIIARELFAIDPLSLLPQELRPAIQIDQLSSADRVFGWVNQNSQGSYKGNLRINSVECNSNDSVESFGDDGFPLAILGQPKPQQARFYIAQDKQGTPLDKGIAKENTYQSNNGLRGRKVYPHHNNLPAQYWNNPTQIEQEGYFQEYRRPKNNNIERDDQNRSITAWVKPNTTFSFKIDITNLSDVELGGLLFLLSLPENHYHRLGGGKPLGFGSVRLTINWDKTDLRKGEAWREFYSSLYSTFNSSPGQAEASIAIFKNAVTEAYGNGKSFEEVRFIQAFCCGCQGFNDNKPVHYPRKRQQQGQNPVPPNPEGKAFEWFIENERTSSPKVSLPALWDETGLPLLP
- the csx19 gene encoding CRISPR-associated protein Csx19, whose protein sequence is MITLYGRISKNHISLKSALEKCASVLSEAVAIIYSPFSCQLAKVESNGDLKDANNQTLPLDKVFELRAFNQNIELRWLNQLNGEGKAVLISEQSISDYLDNDIPAIPALDTISQQYILWGKGIKTVSPSGWGKLATARIGSINIPLKGITTDKRVYLNAVEYLKETDDNGNVSVVEERLAGLVVK
- a CDS encoding RAMP superfamily CRISPR-associated protein, with translation MARRIACRIKVGGILIAQSPIHVGGHGGNPQIDLALAVNGEGQYYIPGTSLAGAFSSWIEKDRQANSVWGYQQPKDADGHASFIIVEDALIQGVNTEIRDGVGINRELATASVKAKYDRAILPRGCKIPLNMTLDIPLKSEEEATDYKNTFSSLIKSLEYGEIRLGAAKTRGLGKVKLSNLNVRQVNLNERDGILKALRDNYEIVTKDFLETYSISAQNQKCKLTFEIYWQPQSPLMVKAEGNGIAVDILPLVSAIENSLTFVLPGSSIKGALRFQAERIIRTVCPSIVKASSNFMEQIELPLVDELFGTRAKANNSTHKGIGSLFIDDCYANVPITPSAWEDIQAATDEKNLRDALNNANLQNIQQAFHVAVDRWTGGAADGMLYSNLDLMKISWKPISLILDITHLTKDNFSPISLLLLCLRDFVDGRIPLGYGTNRGMGSIRVNKITINGDNLPDKLTKFTHVTLLNGSLTDLDSELLKYLNNTWTTWINKNKVVNS
- a CDS encoding RAMP superfamily CRISPR-associated protein, translated to MSRRHKQKQTQEKQPQTSVNNRANNLNTKSTKIDKWTIQIKFTSDWHIGCGAGIPGDIDSLVQKDKDGIPYIPAKTITGIWRDACELLAFGLDNGEENGTWQNWVDYLFGEQPALAKEAIETSPIPAALSIRPAYFSEPLREILKSKPNVNNALTFIKPGISIDVQSGCTKEEFLRFEEVVRSGAVLEAECELILPVNKDQKEAAHALLIAGTKFVERLGGKRRRGTGKCQLVIKNEDIKYRIDWISKNFPLDPPLKNDSYDKEDTKNLGYVTKAEDKEWVEISLGITTKSPLIIFKRSVSNVVETLDYIPGTHLLKLITKKLSGLGVDLGSAIANSDIIITNATLEVNKQQGRPVPLALFYEKLGGGLDKGGKVYNRFIEPEQDGQLKGYRTGYIDSTDGTTLPHYETIKMSVGTHNTIEDQAQRPTKDSGGGIYSYEAIQAGTKLQAKLKLRQSIAHILDKNSKSWREFLKGDYRIGQSKKDDYGDISLEILSNSDSKYCNPKINNNKLIVWLLSDVLLRDERLRPTTDIKYFKAELEKYLKVELEIKFGADTKLTFIAKTHRIDSWQVRWGLPRPSLVGLAAGTCIVFEVKETPEQELVTEIELSGIGKRRAEGYGQICFNDPILISPMSTVKEQVKANKQENSAVNSNLYLEDNQDTINYAYILEKAAWKEIIHRASLLLASDCTSRTQILDIKIESKQSQPPMSQLGSLRSVLTRLELPDNEGIEKWIQHLQQTKNRAEKWPNGSLDKLRQLITSPTEIWEYLSSALSKLGHKQGFAEFTLTATGEERLKKELWTEAVQILIDACIRAHKRELESQQNNTQNEELKSDGT